Sequence from the Fictibacillus arsenicus genome:
CTTGACTTCTTTTTGTTTAATTCTTTTCCAAAAAGAAAAAATCGAGACCTCTTTTGAGGTTTCGATTTTCTATTTTTATCTTCTAAAAGTCCATTCGTCATTTCTATATCTTGTGTCTGCAATACGTTCTACTTCAGCCCATTGTTCTTCCGTTAACGTATAGGGAATAAGATTAATATTCAATCCATCTTCAAATCCTTTTTTGAAGGCTGTTTTTGCACCATTAATCGTAACAGGTGAATCTAGCAGATCATTAATAGCTACTGCCTTTTTCTTAAAAGCATCTTGCATTCTTTCTCGCAGACGGTCACTGGAATACTTAAATAAATCAAAGAGTTTATCTTCCTCTAGATCTAATAAAATAGAACCATGCTGAAGGATGACGCCTTTTTGTCTTGTTTGAGCGCTTCCAGCAACTTTTCTTCCTTCAACAACTAATTCATACCAGGAAGGTGCATCGAAACAAACAGCTGAACGAGGATTTTTTAAACCTTCGCGCTCTTCATCGGTTTTTGGAACCGCAAAATATGCATCCAGTCCTAATCCTTGAAAACCTTCTTTAATGCCTTCAGAGATAACTCTATAAGCCTCTGTAACAGATTGCGGCATGGCATCATGATCTTCAGAAACGATTACACTGTATGTCAGCTCCTGATCATGAAGGACCCCGCGTCCGCCAGTTGGACGTCTAACAAAGCCTAAATTATATTTTTTTACGGCATCAAGATTTATCTCTTTTTCTACTTTTTGAAAATAACCAATGGACAAGGTTGCTGGATTCCAGCCGTAAAAACGGATAACAGGAGGGATTTTCCCTTCGCTATGCCATGTTAATAAAGCTTCATCCATCGCCATATTAATCGCTGGTTCACAGTTACCTGAATCAATGTAATACCAATTTTCTTTTTCCATGTTTTCGTCTCCCTGCAATTCTATCGTAACTAGTGTACCAAATTCGGTGATTGTGTCAAAAACAATCGCTTAAATCCTATTATTTTCTTTGCCTATCGGGTCCAGCACCGCTATAATTGGGGTAGATTGTTTAAAGGAGTGCAAGCATTATGGAATGGATAATTTTAATAGTTATTATTGTTGTAGCAATACTTGCTTATGTTGTTACTATGGGACTCTATCAAAAGAAATTTTTAAAAA
This genomic interval carries:
- a CDS encoding lipoate--protein ligase family protein, with translation MEKENWYYIDSGNCEPAINMAMDEALLTWHSEGKIPPVIRFYGWNPATLSIGYFQKVEKEINLDAVKKYNLGFVRRPTGGRGVLHDQELTYSVIVSEDHDAMPQSVTEAYRVISEGIKEGFQGLGLDAYFAVPKTDEEREGLKNPRSAVCFDAPSWYELVVEGRKVAGSAQTRQKGVILQHGSILLDLEEDKLFDLFKYSSDRLRERMQDAFKKKAVAINDLLDSPVTINGAKTAFKKGFEDGLNINLIPYTLTEEQWAEVERIADTRYRNDEWTFRR